In Gadus morhua chromosome 2, gadMor3.0, whole genome shotgun sequence, the DNA window GACGGTATGCTCTTGCAAAACCAAACAGCTCGGTAAAATAGGACAGATTTCTTTCAGATTAGTCCTGGTCTAACGACTGGACAGGACTAATCTGACATAAACCGGCTTTCAATGAGCGTTTGAGATTAGGAGGCAGACAGGGGTTATGAACGTCAAGCTCATCATCGtggttcattgtgtgtgttgcgtCTGAAACAACCCAAATATATTCAATCTTTAAACTAACTAATCCGACATCGGGGTAGGCTATGATGTAAAACTAAATGGGCGGTAAAAGTGTGAGTGTTGTTGTGTAGTCGACTCAAGCCAAATCATCAGCTGAAGACTACCTTCAAGCGGGAAGCTGGTTGGGATGGAAACGCGAATCCCAGCCACTTGGTCTGCTGGACCAAACCGAACTGAACCGAGCACAACCGGAACGAGCCAGTTTAGTACAGTTAGAAAACGCCATGAATGATGTGGACTCTGCAACATTTAAAAGCGGCAGACAAAAATTTTCTAATATGTCGCCCTGCTTTAAATAAAGAGGCTAAAGTACGAACACATGAAGGCTTAGGAactaatacaaaataaatgaatagagGATTAATAAATATAATCATATGCAAGTTCAGTGTTTCACTGCGTGTCTGTAACTGTGCAGTGTCTGTTACACTGTAGTTTCTGTATTTATAATGAATTAACTCTGTAAGTCATCAGGTAAAAAGGTTTAAAGCCAGGAGGTCCCGGGGTCCCGGTGTCTCAGCAGCTACTCACCGTCTACCGTCTCCTTCTCTGAGTCTGAGTcccaggtgagggagggggggaaggaccTCCTGGGggacccccctctcccttggTCTCTCCCCGGGTCTCTCCCCGGGTGGTCTCTCCCCGGGTCTGcttctcccacctcctctcccgcCGTCCCCGGCCACGGTGAGCTGCTGTTacacatcctctcctctccagcgcTGAACGATCCAGAAACCTGGCACGCAGACATTTCTTGCTTATTATTATGTATTCTGATTGAAGCACGTTTAGTGCAACATATTTTTGTGACGTCACCAAGTGGGCGGGCCCCAATATCGCAACAAATTACAGACAGGCGCTACTCAAACAACACCAATCACGGCCTGACCCCACGTCACATCACTTCTAcagtctcctctccctctttaatCTCTATATTTGATAAGAAAAACTACATAACAGGACATTAACGAGCCAACCCGGTTCTGGAAGCCTTCTCCTCCCGCTACCTGCCCCCAACACACCGCTTCTCAGACCGCGTCCCTGCTGCTCCTACCTCTGCGGTGCGGCTGGAGCCGGTGTGGTCGCCCGGGGGGCCACAGCTGTTCCCTGGGGCGACTCGGGGGCCCTCTGGCTCCATGGTCCCCGGAGGACCGTGCTGAGTCCCTCTGCCCGGCGGCTGCCCTACATCCTGCAGCGTCCTGTACGCCAGGTAACTGGGACAGACAAACACGGAGATGGGTGGGCTGTGCATCAGTGCGATAATTCGGTAAAAACAATTCCCGACATGAGACTTCTGAAACGTTCTTTAAGTGTCAAGAAATCCTATCTCCAGGATTTAATTTGGCAGAATTCGGGGCGACTCGTCTGCTCTGCAGGTTAACTTTCGCACAATATGACCAGTAGCCAATCTCCATGATAACACGGCAGGTCAGGCGGCTCCACGACCACCAGAGGCCACGTCCTCTACGCTTCAGAACCACCGGGAGAACCCCGGTAGACATCCGGGGGTCCCGCGGGCTACAGCCGCGGTCCGCACCGCCTTTGGAGGAGGACGTGCCGGATGGATAGCGATCGAATCCGGCCCGTCGACTATTACAAAGTGCGACTGTCCTCACATCGGCGTCACAGCGGAATGTGCAGAAGGTGTTGTGTAGTGATGTACTCACGGAAGACGGCCCGGTTTGCAGGATCAAAGCTCTGTGTTCATGCACCCGTCGGTCATATCTGGATCAGGCTTTAGATAGCGCCTCCTAAGCGGTTTCTGTGCACGGCGTTTCGGATGTCATCTCCGGGTAAGTTGGTGTTCGGTTGGAGGAGGACGCCGGAGCCAGGCTGGACTCCAGGCTGGACTCCATGTTATCCGGGTGGGCCAAAGCTGCGCTGCGTGCGTAACGTCAGCgcgggcgggggtgggggggagtctGCAGAGAGCCTCCCTCAGAAGGGGGGAGTGCGCAGAGAGCCTCCCCCAAGAGGGGGGAGTCAGCAGAGAACCTGCCCCAGGACGGGGCAGTCTGCAGACTCCCCAAAGGCCAAGTTGAAGTCCCATTGTTCAGGTGGAAGTTTGTTCTAGGGGGCTGTGCTTTATTCGCTGGATCTGGTGGTGCACTGTTTGTTCGTGGAGAAATGGTGTGTGAATATGAACCTGGTTTAAACGAATGTGCCTCATGATGTCTCAGTGGGGGCATGGCACACATTGGTTATGTTTGGATGATCTTTAGAGGTGAACTGTGCTGAACTTATGAATCAGGACTTATACAGGATACACCGAATGCTCATCAATATGCAACCTAGTTTTTGGTTTGTAATAATTTTGTTTTTGAATAACATCTATGTCTTTATATTGATATCGGTTTATCTTATGGGTTTTATGTGTGCAGCAGTTTCACCAGAATGGAGTTTATATTGTGACGTTAATGTGAAATAGAAACAGTTTGGCGCACCCTAGCGGCGaacaatatattttaaatatcgcTTCAGATTTGAACCCCTATTTGCATTTTAtacaacattttaaataaaataaaatcgagTTCCAGCacaattttgtattttatttttggtttatccATCTTCTGTGGCCTCAGTGATTTTCTGCAGATGTGTTACACTCTGGTGACGTTctgtgaaaaacaaacacagtgaCTTTAGTCTGTATCATCCAGCTGTaataacagtacattttacatttagggcatttagtagacgcttttatccaaaaaaacttacaataattacatttgtcagatgaaggaaaaaacaatatatatctgtcggtacagtaaggatgttcatagaaccaagtgccaagcaagCACTACCCATCACTAGGtttacccattccccgtatacaacagagatagctaggataagacgctacacaatgctaagtactatttttaagtgccagaacgtacaacatagaataagtgcgtacattaagtgccaggacgtacaacagtAACAGAACAGGACGGTAGCAGCCCTCTCACCCCAAAGTGCTCCCAGCCGCTGATCTCCCGGTACAGGGCGTCTCCGGGGCAGGAGGTGTTGACCAGCTGCCGGTGGCCGTGCACCGTGTAGTTGGCCACCAGGGCGGCGGTGGCCACGGCGCAGCCTGCAAGCCGGTCCCTCACCAGCGCCAGGGCGCCGTCGACGGGCAGGGCGGAGGAGTAGTCCCCGATGAAGGCCACGCCGTAGCCCACGGCGTTGtggcccagtgtgtgtgcgccctgCAACTTCCAGCCCCGCCCCTCGTACAGCGAGCCGTCGGAGCCCGCCACGaagctgaaggggggggggacagaggagacTCTATGATCCCACATTGGAAACGCAACAGACTCAGGAAACCCAGGGTGAGAGAAGGCCAACGCCTTCCCCCCACATGTAGCCGGGGGCCCACTACTCCTCCACCCTactccccccccactccttccccctcctccacctacctGTAccaatccctcccccccctcccccctcttcccaccTGTACCCCccgcccctacccccccccccccccccgtatccGATGTCGTCGTCCCCACCCACCTGtaacttaccccccccccccccccgatgtcgTTGTccgcaccccccctccccccacctgtaTCCGATGTCGTCCCAGCCCCGGACGTCCTGGTGGAAGCGCTGCATGGCCCTCATGTCCTCGGCGCAGTGCTTAAAGGAGAGGCAGGGCGCcgcgggggtggaggtgtggtgcaCGTACAGGAAGCCCAGCGGGGGGGCCAGCAGGGTGGGGGTCCCGCGGTACGGCGCCGCCTGCCACATGCAGCGCGGCACGATGGGGGGGCATTCTGGGGAGAAGACCCCCCAGGGGGGAGAAGAGATTAGTGGGTCCTCTGAACTCCTCCATCTTTCTTTATGGAACGacgcccccccactcctcccccatcctccccctctgtagccgacgcccccccactcctcccccatcctccccctctgtagccgacgcccccccactcctcccccatcctccccctctgTAGCCGACGCCCCCTACTCCTGCCCCTCTGTAgcctcctccctactcctccccctctgtagccgacgcccccccactcctccccccacctgccCCTCTATAGCTGacgcccccccactcctccccccacctgccCCTCTATAGCCGacgcccccccactcctccccccacctgccCCTCTATAGCCGacgcccccccactcctccccccactcctccccccacctgccCCTCTATAGCCGacgcccccccactcctccccccacctgccCCTCTATAGCCGActcccccctactcctccccctctgtagcctcctccctactcctccccctctgtagCCGACGcccccctactcctcccccttccttcccctctgAAGCCGACGcccccctactcctccccctctgtagcctcctcccccctactccGATGTGGCACCAGGTGCATTGATAAGATTGTCACCATCTCTGTGGCGTTGAGAACATGTTCCTCCCTTCTAGACATTCTCTAGAACCTATCTGATCTCCTCCCCCTGAGCTCTCATTCCTATGCTGCCCTGTTCTCTCTCCAGGTGATTCTCTTTTTGTGTGCAGCCATTCTCTGCAAATGCTCCTATTTCATATGGCCTGCCCTGCATCATTCTCCTCACTGGTTCTAACTTCTGCTCCACCAAACGTTTTTCTTTGCAAGAACAAGAATCAAACATCCTCTTTTTCAGGCGTCTATAACGTACCGAGCATCACATTACCATTGTTTGAATTTGAACATTTGGCAGGACCTGTCACTCATGTTGGATCGTgaactctctctcacccatgaACCTGAGCACAAACTCCTTCATCTGCGCGTTGACCAGCGCCACCAGCTGGTTCCTCTTGGTTTTCTTCATCTTGGGCCTACCCTCCAGTCGGAGCTGGAGGTCCAGCGCCCGCAGTACCTGcttggccagcagggggggaTCCCCCACCTGGCAAAAGATAAGACTACTGTGAGCAGGTAACAGTTGAGGCAAACATGATTGACAGCATATGCTAGTTTATACATTCTTGATTATTAGATTTGTCTTAACTCTaaagtttatattattatagcTCTCAATCACAGCTGAAGTCTCAGAAGGCTTCACAGGCCAACAGTAAACAACCTACACCCCTAACCctataacccctaaccctataacccctgacccctagccctaaaacccctaaccctatatccctaacccctaaccctataaccccaaaccccttaacccctaaccctataacccctaacccattaaccccTAACTCTAtatccctaacccctaaccctataacccctaaccccttaacccctaaccctatatccctaacccctaaccctataacCCCGTAACcccttaacccctaaccctatatccctaaccctataacccctaaccccttaacccctaaccctatatccctaacccctaaccctataacccctaaccccttaaCCCCTAAACCTAtatccctaaccccaacccctaaccctataacCCCTAACCCCAAACCCCTTACCCCTATATCCCTAACACtataatccctaaccctataACCCCTGCCCCATAGCCCTAAAACCCCTAACTCTATATCCCTCacccctaaaccctaaccctatatccCTAACTTCTAACCCCCAACCctataacccctaacccctaacctctAACCCTATAAGGAAAAACTCAACTTATTATACATTATACCATTATATTATAAGTGTCTAAACCCTAATTCCTATTGCTCCTACATTATTGAAACATGACTTAATATGATCTTATAATATCTAATACCAGCTGCCAGAAGTGGTCCCTGCGCTGGGAGGCCCTGAGGCCTGGGGCTCCAGTGGAGATCAACGGGAGGCCGTAGTAGCTCCTCAGCAGGCCGCTCAGCGAGGCCACGCCCCGGGGCCGGGCCGAGGCCAGGGTCATCCCCAGGACCAGCCCGTCCATCCCCCCGTGGACCAGGGCGGTGGtgagggcccggggccccaccAGGGACACCCCCGACAGCCGGAACTCCCTGGGGGAGTCGGGGCTGTCCCAGCAGCCGTCAGGgaacaggggggcggggggggccctGGCGGCGAGGGCCAGCGGCTGGGCGAGAGTCAGCTGGAACAGGGCCCGGGCCCGACCCCTGGGGGCCCCAGACAGCAGGCCGGCCTCCAGGCCCAGCAGCACGGGGCCCAGGGCCACGGTGGTGCCGTCCCCTGTCAgtaccaccccctcctccctcccgtcCCGCCGCACGCGGTGGGCCAGCGCCCGGGCCAGGTAGGGGGGCAAGGCGGTGCCGTTGGCCCCCGGCGGGGCGGTGGCATTGGCCCCCGGTGGAGCGACGGCGCGGGGCCCCAGGATGTTGCGGAGGAAGGGGTTCTCTTGGACAGCGGGGCGGGTCAGAaggtggagcagggaggagggctCCGCCCCCGGGCGGCTGAGCTCCAGCTGCTCCAACGCCGCGATGAAGTCGCTCATGTGCCAGGTGGGGGTggcttcacacgcacacacacacacacacacacacaaacacacatgcacacacacacacacacacacacacacacacacacacacacacacacacacacacacacacacacacacacatatacatgtatgcacacatatacatatacacacacacatacacacatgcacacatatatagacaatacatacacccacacaaacacacataaacacacacagacacacacacacacatatacacaaacacatacacacacacatacacaaacataaacgcagatacataaatgcacacagacatacataaatacacacacacatacaaccggAATCAACACAAATTAGGTTTAGGGCATGTCCGTCGTAGTCACATTATCTGTGTCTACATTAAGACCCGGCAGAATAAACAGAAGACTATATTTGACAATGAACTAGAAGCAGATCTTCCAGTAACAAAGTCAAGGTAACCGTAGGGTACTTTTTCGAGTTTATGTTGTATTAGTTGCACAATAACATACTGAACGTCCTAACAGGGCCTTAAAGTGCATCCATGTACTTCTGTCCATCAAAGTCTACAACTGAGGGAGCGGCATATTCGACCTCTCAGATCAGATCtagtgacagacacacactcttcacATTGGAACCACTGCCAAACCTCATGTATGGAAGCCCTTGAGAAAAACATGATTTATAAAGGAGTTCCTACCTTCCATGTGTGAGGAGGCCAGCCCCATCAGGACGGCCAGGGTCCATCTCCAATAAACCGCCATGGTGACTGTCTGCTCGGACAGCTGCGACGTGCCTGTGGTC includes these proteins:
- the pglyrp6 gene encoding N-acetylmuramoyl-L-alanine amidase, which translates into the protein MAVYWRWTLAVLMGLASSHMEATPTWHMSDFIAALEQLELSRPGAEPSSLLHLLTRPAVQENPFLRNILGPRAVAPPGANATAPPGANGTALPPYLARALAHRVRRDGREEGVVLTGDGTTVALGPVLLGLEAGLLSGAPRGRARALFQLTLAQPLALAARAPPAPLFPDGCWDSPDSPREFRLSGVSLVGPRALTTALVHGGMDGLVLGMTLASARPRGVASLSGLLRSYYGLPLISTGAPGLRASQRRDHFWQLVGDPPLLAKQVLRALDLQLRLEGRPKMKKTKRNQLVALVNAQMKEFVLRFMECPPIVPRCMWQAAPYRGTPTLLAPPLGFLYVHHTSTPAAPCLSFKHCAEDMRAMQRFHQDVRGWDDIGYSFVAGSDGSLYEGRGWKLQGAHTLGHNAVGYGVAFIGDYSSALPVDGALALVRDRLAGCAVATAALVANYTVHGHRQLVNTSCPGDALYREISGWEHFGNVTRV